A stretch of DNA from Pseudonocardia hierapolitana:
GGCTTCGTCGCCGGCAACGTCGCGACGGCGGGCCTCTTCGCGTCGATCTTCGGAGGCCTGTTCTTCTACGCGCAGCTGCTGCAGACCGGCCTCGGCCTCACCCCGCTGCAGGCCGGGATCGGCCTCGTGCCGTGGACGTCGACGCTGATCGTGCTCGGACCGCTCTCCGGCCGGCTGGCCGACCGGATCGGCAACCGGCCACTGATCGTCACCGGGCTGCTGACCACCGCGGCCGGCATCGCCTGGGTGGCGCTGGTTGCCCGCCCCGGGATGCCCTACGGCGAGCTCGTCGTCCCGTTCCTCGTGGCGAGCATCGGCGGGTCGATGGCCCTCGCACCCACTGCCAACGCCGTGCTCGGCGCGGTCCCGGCCGCCGACATCGGCAAGGCCTCCGGCGTCAACGCCATGCTGCGCGAGCTCGGCGGCGTGCTCGGGCTCGCCGTGTTCGTCGCCGTCTTCACCGGCACCGGCAGCTACGCCTCCCCCGCGGCGTTCGTCGACGGCTTCGGCCCGGCGATGGGGACCTGCGCCGCACTGGTCGCCCTGAGCGCGGCGGCGGTCGCGGTGCGACGCCGGCCGGTGGCGGACATCGGCGTGAACCGGGTTGCCGCCGAGCGGGCGGTCCCGTAGAGATCCGACGTGACCCTCTCCACCCCGGCGCGCCTGCTGCGCCTGCTCAGCCTGTTGCAGGGCAGGCGGGAGTGGGCGGGCACCGAGCTGGCCGAGCGACTCGGGGTGACCGACCGGACGGTGCGCCGCGACGTCGGCAGGCTGCGCGAGCTGGGCTACCCGGTCGTGAGCACCACCGGAACCGCGGGTGGTTACCGGCTCACCTCCGGCGAGGACCTGCCCCCTCTCCTGCTCGACGACGACGAGGCAGTCGCGATCGCCACGAGCCTGCTCGGCACGCTTGGCGACGGGGAGACGGCGGGCCGCGCGCTCGCCAAGCTCACGCAGGTGATGCCGGGCCGGCTGCGCAACAGGGTCACCGCCGTCGGCGCCTCGGTGGTGTCGGTGCCCGACCACCGCGTCGCGCGGATCGACCCGGGTGTGCTCGCGGTGCTGGCCGCCGCCGTGCGCGACCGCGAGATCGTCCGGTTCGCCTACCGCCGCCGCGACGACAGCACGACCGACCGCCGCGTGGAACCGCACCACGTGGTGACGACGTACGGGCTCTGGTACCTGATCGCCTTCGACACCCGGGCAGCCGACTGGCGGACGTTCCGGGTGGACCGCATCGACCGCCCCGAGTCGGCGCGCCTGCGGTTCAGCCCCCGCGAGCTACCTGCGGGCGACCCAGCCGAGCACGTGCGGCAGGCGATCGCCTCGACGCCCTACCGCTACACCGTCCGCGCCACCGTCCCTGCGCCTGCGGAGGTCGTGCGGGCCCGGTTGCCGATGTCGATCCTCGCCCGGATCCAGCCGATCGACGAGACCTCGTGCACCGTGGCCCTGGGTGCCGACTCGCTCGATCGGCTCGTGCGCGACGTCGTCACGCTCGGCCCCGGCACCCGGCTCGACGCCTCCCCCGAGGTGCTGGCCCACCTGCGGGACGTGGGCCGCTGGCTCCTCGACCAGCGCTAGCCGGATCCGGGCGACAGCGCCCCGAGATCGAACCCGCGCGCCGGCTCGAGCGTCTTACCGATCACGGCGCGCGAACCCGCAACGCGCAGCCACTCCCGAGCGACATCCGCGGGGAATACGGTCATCCCGACCGAGGGACGGTGGTTGCCGGTGGCAGTTCGGAGCCAGAGCGCGCGCACGGGCCTGTCCCCTGCCGTGGCGGCGCAGGTCGTGCTCGGCGCCGGCTTCCTGGCCCACCTCGTGGTCGTGGAGGTGCTCTTCGCCGGCGCAGGCGCGGGCAAGAACTCGGTGCTGACCGTCGCCAAGTTCTTCGCGCTGCACGCCGCCTCGATCATGATGTTGCAGCTCGTGCTGGTGGCGCGGCTGCCGTGGCTCGACCGCCGCATCGGCATGGACCGGCTCACCGTCTGGCACCGCTGGACCGGCTTCACCCTCGCCTGGACCGTGCTCACGCACGCCACGCTCGTGGTGCTCGGCTACGCCGTCCTCTACTCGATGCCGGTCACCGCGACCTTCCTCAGCCTCGCCGGGGTGATCGCCTCCCTGCTCGGGATGTGCGCCGCCGCCATCATCCTCGCGATGGCCGTGGCCTCCCTGCGCTACGCCCGCAGGCGGATGCGGTACGAGACCTGGCACGCCCTCCACATCGGCCTCTACCTCGCCGTCCTGCTCGCCCTGATCCACCAGGGCCTCGAGGGCACGACGTTCGCGTCCTCCCCTGCCGCGCGCGCGTACTGGTGGACGGTGTGGACGCTCGTGCTGCTCGCGTTCCTGACCGGCCGGATCGTCCTGCCGATCTGGCGCAACGCCCACCACCGGTTCCGGGTGGCCGCGGTCGAGCCGGAGTCCGACGACGTCGTCTCCGTCTACGTCACCGGGCGTCACCTCCACCGCCTCGACGCCCGGGCGGGGCAGTTCTTCATCTGGCGCTTCCCGACGCACAACGGCTGGTGGCAGGCCAACCCGTTCTCGCTGTCCGCGGCGCCCGACGGTCGCACGCTGCGGCTCACCGCCAAGGCCGTCGGCACGACGAGCGCCGGGCTGCGCCGGCTGCCGGTCGGCGCCCCCGCCTTCCTCGAAGGCCCCTACGGTGCGTTCACCGCCCTGCACCGCACCCGGGAAGCCACCCTCCTCATCGCAGGCGGCGTCGGGATCACCCCGATCCGCGCGATGCTGGAGGAGTCGACGGGGCCGGCCGTCGTCCTCTACCGGGTGCACAGCATGGACGACGCCGTGCTGCTCCGCGAACTGCAGTGGCTCGCGGGCGAGCGGGGCGCGCAGCTGCACGTGCTGGCCGGGCGGACCGGATCCGGGAACCCGCCCTTCGCGCCGTTCGAGCCGGCGAACCTCCGCGGGCTCGTACCGGACATCGCGGATCGGGACGTGTACGTCTGCGGCCCGCCCGCCATGACCGATGCGGTGCTGCGCAGCCTCCGCGAGCTGGGCGTCCCCCGCGGCCAGGTACACGCGGAGCGGTTCAGCCTCGCGTGATCACCGGCAGCTAGCCTCGGTCCCATGAGGATCCTCGTGACGGGAGCGACCGATGGTCTCGGCCGGTACGTGACCAGGGAGCTCACGAAGGCCGGGCACCGGGTGCTCGCGCACGGCCGCAACCCGGAGCGGCTGGGCGGCCTGCACAACGAGCTGGGCGTGGACACGGTGCAGGCCGACCTCGGTGAGCTCCGGCAGGTGGACCGGCTCGCCGACGAGGTGCTGCGCCGCCTCGACCGCCTCGACGTCCTCGTCAACAACGCGGGGGTAGGCCCCGGCGCCGACCAGAGCCGCCGCGAGGAGAGCGCCGACGGGATCGAGCTGCG
This window harbors:
- a CDS encoding helix-turn-helix transcriptional regulator; protein product: MTLSTPARLLRLLSLLQGRREWAGTELAERLGVTDRTVRRDVGRLRELGYPVVSTTGTAGGYRLTSGEDLPPLLLDDDEAVAIATSLLGTLGDGETAGRALAKLTQVMPGRLRNRVTAVGASVVSVPDHRVARIDPGVLAVLAAAVRDREIVRFAYRRRDDSTTDRRVEPHHVVTTYGLWYLIAFDTRAADWRTFRVDRIDRPESARLRFSPRELPAGDPAEHVRQAIASTPYRYTVRATVPAPAEVVRARLPMSILARIQPIDETSCTVALGADSLDRLVRDVVTLGPGTRLDASPEVLAHLRDVGRWLLDQR
- a CDS encoding ferredoxin reductase family protein, which encodes MAVRSQSARTGLSPAVAAQVVLGAGFLAHLVVVEVLFAGAGAGKNSVLTVAKFFALHAASIMMLQLVLVARLPWLDRRIGMDRLTVWHRWTGFTLAWTVLTHATLVVLGYAVLYSMPVTATFLSLAGVIASLLGMCAAAIILAMAVASLRYARRRMRYETWHALHIGLYLAVLLALIHQGLEGTTFASSPAARAYWWTVWTLVLLAFLTGRIVLPIWRNAHHRFRVAAVEPESDDVVSVYVTGRHLHRLDARAGQFFIWRFPTHNGWWQANPFSLSAAPDGRTLRLTAKAVGTTSAGLRRLPVGAPAFLEGPYGAFTALHRTREATLLIAGGVGITPIRAMLEESTGPAVVLYRVHSMDDAVLLRELQWLAGERGAQLHVLAGRTGSGNPPFAPFEPANLRGLVPDIADRDVYVCGPPAMTDAVLRSLRELGVPRGQVHAERFSLA